Sequence from the Atribacterota bacterium genome:
AAAAAAAAGGTTTCCATTTTCCCATTTATATTACTTGTATATTCAAAAAAGAATCCAAAAAGTCACAGAAATGATGGAAAAATGAAAGGAAGAAGAAATGGAAGAAATAAAGGAATGGGAAAAAGAAGTAATAGATATCATTAAAGAACATATTGTTGAAAGGGATTTAGGTGAAGAGTATTAGTTTGAATACCAGTTGTAGTTGATTTATATTATAATCTACATTAGTTTGCTGATTATTAATCTTTTGATTTTAGAGATTAAACTGCCAGTATATCAGATAGAATATAAAGGTGAATAAAATTTTTTCTTGTTTTTTTGATATTCAGTGTTACAATCATTATAATAAAAACATTATTTATTTTACCTGTTATTATAAGCAGGTAATAAAGGGGGAGATTGTATTTGAAAATTGCACTGGATATTATGGGTGGTGATTATAGCCCTGAAGAAACTGTAAAAGGAGCTTCACTCTTTTTACAGTTTAATAAATGTGAAATTACACTTTTAGGAGAAAAGAGATTAATAGAAGAAGGAATAAAAAAATACCCTTTTGATACCGGAAAATTCGAGATAATTGATTGTCCTGATAAAATAGCAGGGAATGCCCTTCCCACAGAAATTATTAAAGGGAAAAAGAACTCTTCAATAATGGTTGGGATGGATTTAATTAAAGAAGGAAAAGTTGAGGCATTTGTATCTGCAGGTAACAGCGGTGCAGTTATGGCTGCGGCACTTTTAAAATTAGGTTGCATTCCGAATATACGACGTCCGGCAATCGCAGGTATCATACCGAGTTTAAAGGGCCATAAGGTTCTTTTGGATATAGGTGCTAATGTTGACTGCAGACCGGTTCATCTGGTTCATTTCGCATTAATGGGATCTTCTTATGCCAGACATGAATTAGGAATAGAAGACCCAAAAGTAGCATTGGTAAATATTGGTGAAGAAAAAAATAAAGGAAATCGTCTCAGCAGAGAAACATATACATTACTGTCAAAAAGGTCAGATATAAACTTTATTGGCAATATTGAGGGAAGAGATATTTTTATGGGTAATGCTGATGTGATTGTTTGTGACGGTTTTGTAGGGAATATTATTTTAAAAACAGCTGAAGGACTTGCAAGTATGTTTATGACAGATTTTAAGGTAAGCATCTTAAGAAATCTTCCTGAAGACAATACTATAAAAATGTTAAAAGAAAAATTCACTGAATATTCCCAAAAAAGAAGTTACAAAACCTATGGAGGAGCTCCGCTTTTAGGTGTAAACGGTCTGTGTTTTATCTGTCACGGCAGATCCAAAGCAGAAACCATTAAAAATGCACTCCAGAATGCATGTGTATTTGCAGAAAATAATGGACTTGAACATCTGAAAGAGCTTAACTTTAAATCAAAATAAACGTCCCAGAATAAAGCCTACCAATAAACCGATTAAAAAAATGGTAGTAAGAATTCTGGCATCTTTAACCATTGCTATTCCTTTAAAGCGAATTACAATTAAAGAGACAAAATAAGCAGCAACATTGAGCGTAACAAATATTGGCCAGGTAATTACCTTTGTAATTATCGGGCCAATGTGAGGAATTGATTGAATTAGTGTCAGGGAATAGGTAAACAGATGGCTGAACATTTCGATACCTATTCCTATTAATGCAAGTAATGCTGCTATTAGTATATTGTCTATATTACTGTACTTAAACAGATAGTAGGAGAGAGCTATTAAAAGAATAGACAAAAAGATATTCCAAGTTGAGATTTGACCTTTATTCGGAATTCTTGGTTTAAATTTGTGAGTATTCTGCTTTTCTTGTTTAGAGCTACTATAATTCATATTTATTTAAAATTACCCCGGTTTAATATATATTTAACAATTAACAGTTTGTTTAATTTTTAAAAAGAAAAAATAAAAGAATTTTAATAAAAAATCATAGCTTTTGTTTCATCTTATAGAAGTTTTATGTTTATTGTCAAATCTATAATACAAAATACAGGATAACCCCTGAAATAATCGTTAATGGAATAGCAAATAAAAGCCTTAATCCAAAAATGTATGGTTCGAAAAAAATAAAATCATAAGCAATGCGACTTAGTCCAATTGCTCCATAACCAATAAGCATGGTTATGATTATACTTACATGCGCTCCTTTCTGGAGGAGAGAATGAATAATAGGATATACTGCGTATGGTCCACCCTGCAATAATCCTGCCAGAATACCTCCGCTAATAATCCCCTTCAAGCCACTTTCCTTGCCAAACCATTGAATAATCAATTCATCAGGTAGTAAAATATTTATTGCCTGAGCAATCAACATTGCTGCAAATATCAGTGGAAGAAGGCTGAAGAATGAGCCAAGAGCTTCTGTGAAACTTTTCCTGGCAGCTTCCGGTTTATTTATAAATAAATACAGATATAATACAAAAGCTCCCAGTATGATAATTCGCTGAGCCCAGTTTTTACCGATAAAAAAAATAATCCAATTCATGATATTAACCCCCTATATCTTTCATTAGTATAGCATGGCAAAATGTTTTATTAAAAAAATAGACCTGAGATGTAATATTTGTTAAAATCATAATATTCATTTATTAAAATAGTTATTATCCATAATAATAAAAAACTTTCTATGGGAAATTATAAGGATGGATAACACTATATATCTATAATTTATAATTATATAATATTAAAACAGCAGGTGTTAGTGATGTCTTTTCTGTCGATGCTTTTCCTGGCAATTGGTTTAGCTATGGATGCGTTTGCTGTTTCTATTTCAGGCGGCATAGTTTCATCAAATGTACATTTTTTATATGCTTTCAGGATTGCATTATTATTTGCTCTTTTTCAAATGATAATGCCTTTTCTTGGATGGTGGCTGGGACAAAGTGTCAGCCATTATATAGTAAACTATGACCACTGGGTTGCATTTGTGCTCCTGTCAATAATAGGAGGAAGGATGATTCATGAGTCCTTTAAGGACAAAAAAAAATGCAAACCCATTGATTTTAATAAAATATCAGTGCTAATATTTCTGGCAATTGCAGTAAGTATTGATGCTTTTATTGCAGGTGTCGGTATTTCATTATTAAATATTAATATTACACCAATTATTATTACTATCGGAATAATCACTTTTCTTTTTTCACTGATAGGTGTAAAAATTGGTAAAATACTGGGATGTTTGGTTGAAAGATATGCTGAGCTGACTGGTGGAATAATACTAATACTAATTGGGATTCAGATTTTGGTACAACATTTGTATTTTTAAGCACAAAGACAGGCTTGATTGAAAGGTTCATGTTTTAAAAGATAAGCCATTTGATTTGGTTGCATAATATATAAATAATATAAATTATAAAGAGGTAAAAATGTACAAATTTAAGAAGAAAAAATTTCCCTATAAAACTATTGTAATATCATGTTTATTGTTTTTAGCACTATTAATTACATTAAATGGCTGTATTTTTATCCCCAAAGGCTCTATTTATGTAACCAGTGAGCCTTCCGGGGCAAAAATATATCTTAATGGTGAAGATACAAACAAAGAAACACCAGCAATGATTTCAAATATTTTTTCCGGTTCTTATTCAATCAAAGTAAACTTAGAGGAAAAAGCTATTACCAGGGAAGAATTAGTAGAAGTATTTCAAAAGCAAGTTACATCTGTACATTTTGAATTACTGCCGGTTGTGACTTATAGGGCCTTATGTGTGGGTGTTA
This genomic interval carries:
- the plsX gene encoding phosphate acyltransferase PlsX, encoding MKIALDIMGGDYSPEETVKGASLFLQFNKCEITLLGEKRLIEEGIKKYPFDTGKFEIIDCPDKIAGNALPTEIIKGKKNSSIMVGMDLIKEGKVEAFVSAGNSGAVMAAALLKLGCIPNIRRPAIAGIIPSLKGHKVLLDIGANVDCRPVHLVHFALMGSSYARHELGIEDPKVALVNIGEEKNKGNRLSRETYTLLSKRSDINFIGNIEGRDIFMGNADVIVCDGFVGNIILKTAEGLASMFMTDFKVSILRNLPEDNTIKMLKEKFTEYSQKRSYKTYGGAPLLGVNGLCFICHGRSKAETIKNALQNACVFAENNGLEHLKELNFKSK
- a CDS encoding manganese efflux pump MntP family protein; this encodes MSFLSMLFLAIGLAMDAFAVSISGGIVSSNVHFLYAFRIALLFALFQMIMPFLGWWLGQSVSHYIVNYDHWVAFVLLSIIGGRMIHESFKDKKKCKPIDFNKISVLIFLAIAVSIDAFIAGVGISLLNINITPIIITIGIITFLFSLIGVKIGKILGCLVERYAELTGGIILILIGIQILVQHLYF